In candidate division KSB1 bacterium, a single genomic region encodes these proteins:
- a CDS encoding rhomboid family intramembrane serine protease → MIPLKDDNPRVLIPFFNYGLILCNVAVFIYQFSHPDPDLFVHAYGAIPAEIMSGQNWSSLITGMFLHGGWLHLLGNMLYLWIFGDNVEGLMGHGRYLIFYLLCGLVATMAHIAVDPTSEIPMVGASGAISGVLGAYVVKFPRARILILVPIVICLTTFRIPALFVLGFWFVKEVISGVVTIKREVGSQVAFFAHVGGFVAGLLFVKFFERRQNLELFRRRDSDDYPKWG, encoded by the coding sequence TTGATTCCGCTTAAAGATGACAACCCGCGCGTATTGATTCCGTTCTTCAATTATGGGTTGATCTTGTGTAATGTGGCCGTTTTCATTTATCAGTTCTCGCACCCTGATCCGGATTTATTTGTGCATGCCTACGGCGCGATTCCGGCTGAGATTATGAGTGGCCAGAATTGGTCAAGCCTGATCACCGGCATGTTTTTGCACGGCGGGTGGCTGCATTTGTTGGGTAATATGCTGTACCTGTGGATTTTCGGCGACAATGTCGAGGGGCTTATGGGGCATGGACGTTATTTGATTTTTTATTTGCTTTGTGGATTGGTGGCAACCATGGCTCACATTGCCGTGGATCCGACTTCTGAGATACCGATGGTGGGCGCGAGCGGCGCGATTAGTGGTGTGCTCGGAGCCTATGTCGTCAAGTTTCCGCGGGCGCGAATTTTAATTCTCGTTCCCATCGTCATCTGTTTGACCACCTTTCGGATTCCCGCGTTATTTGTACTCGGATTTTGGTTTGTCAAAGAAGTGATCAGCGGTGTGGTCACGATAAAGAGGGAAGTTGGCAGCCAGGTGGCCTTTTTTGCGCACGTCGGCGGTTTTGTTGCCGGCTTGCTCTTCGTGAAATTTTTTGAGCGCCGGCAAAATCTCGAACTCTTCCGCCGCCGCGATTCCGACGATTACCCCAAGTGGGGCTAA
- a CDS encoding glycine cleavage system protein H, with protein MNTNAFHIPNDRYYDGVNHLWAKADSTTGRIVIGMDELGLQALGDLVYITLKEVGTPVKRGEALGTLEAAKMTGDIIAPVSGILIGRNEIVLRDPTLVNRDPYDQGWMVSIDPTEWKKESAALVSGDAIVPWLEAEVERYQKQGWI; from the coding sequence ATGAATACGAACGCATTTCATATACCGAATGACCGCTATTACGACGGTGTGAATCATCTTTGGGCAAAAGCGGACTCCACCACCGGTCGCATCGTCATCGGCATGGACGAGCTTGGTTTGCAAGCCTTGGGCGATTTGGTTTACATCACGCTCAAAGAAGTCGGCACACCGGTGAAGCGCGGAGAAGCTCTCGGCACGCTCGAGGCGGCGAAGATGACGGGGGACATTATCGCGCCCGTTAGCGGCATTTTGATCGGCCGCAACGAAATCGTTTTGCGTGATCCGACTTTGGTCAATCGCGACCCGTATGATCAGGGCTGGATGGTCTCCATTGACCCGACCGAGTGGAAAAAAGAATCGGCAGCGCTCGTCTCGGGCGACGCCATTGTTCCATGGCTAGAAGCTGAAGTTGAGCGTTATCAAAAGCAAGGGTGGATTTAG
- a CDS encoding lipoate--protein ligase family protein — MHSFQNDSKMYWRLITDDNVSASFGLAADDALAQRAGIGASPSTLRLYTYRSHCALAGRFQRIENEIHLDFCRRHDIQVNRRPTGGGAIIMGAEQLGVALMIPAGGEDTYGRARELMEKFSAGVVWALHQLGVPAHFRRKNDIEVHGRKIAGLGIHRAGNGGLLFHASLLVDLDVPLMLRVLNTPFEKISDKEIATVAARTTTVRRELGRLISLNEVRHKVAEGYARAFNTKMKGGDFSAEELHAINKLEQEKYLSRDWIFQATAVSDARGAAKMKTPGGLLEVKVTLAGRMLKAAYITGDFFAAENAVADLEASLRWHTSAPEAIATTLQRVYAKHQNELGAIPLRMLIETVQAAVEQALDADANPYGCFVNPEAAHA, encoded by the coding sequence ATGCACAGCTTTCAAAATGATTCCAAAATGTACTGGCGCTTAATCACCGACGACAATGTCTCCGCTTCCTTCGGCCTCGCGGCTGATGACGCCCTCGCACAAAGAGCCGGCATTGGCGCCTCGCCATCAACTTTGCGTCTCTACACCTATCGTTCGCATTGTGCGCTGGCCGGGCGTTTTCAAAGAATCGAAAACGAGATTCATCTCGACTTTTGCCGGCGGCACGACATTCAAGTCAACCGCCGTCCCACCGGCGGCGGCGCCATCATCATGGGCGCGGAGCAATTGGGCGTGGCATTGATGATTCCGGCGGGTGGGGAGGACACATACGGCCGCGCGCGCGAGTTGATGGAAAAATTTTCTGCCGGTGTGGTTTGGGCGTTGCATCAGCTCGGCGTGCCGGCGCATTTTCGCCGGAAAAACGACATCGAAGTGCATGGCCGAAAAATCGCCGGCCTCGGCATTCATCGCGCCGGCAATGGCGGCTTGTTGTTTCATGCTTCGCTGCTGGTCGATCTCGACGTGCCACTCATGCTGCGCGTGCTCAACACGCCGTTCGAGAAAATCTCCGACAAGGAAATCGCCACGGTTGCCGCGCGCACGACGACGGTGCGGCGTGAACTCGGGCGCCTCATTTCGCTCAATGAAGTCCGGCACAAGGTCGCCGAAGGCTACGCGCGGGCTTTCAATACCAAAATGAAGGGTGGAGATTTTAGCGCGGAAGAGTTGCACGCCATCAACAAGCTCGAACAGGAAAAATATCTCAGCCGCGACTGGATTTTTCAGGCCACGGCCGTGTCCGATGCCCGGGGCGCGGCAAAAATGAAAACGCCCGGCGGTTTGCTCGAAGTAAAAGTCACCCTGGCGGGCCGTATGTTGAAAGCCGCGTATATCACCGGTGATTTTTTTGCCGCGGAAAATGCCGTCGCCGATCTCGAAGCAAGCTTGCGCTGGCATACGAGCGCTCCCGAAGCGATCGCCACAACGCTGCAGCGAGTTTATGCGAAACATCAAAATGAATTGGGCGCGATTCCTTTGCGTATGTTGATTGAGACCGTTCAGGCGGCGGTCGAGCAGGCGCTCGATGCTGATGCAAATCCTTACGGCTGTTTCGTCAATCCGGAGGCGGCGCATGCCTGA
- a CDS encoding radical SAM protein, with product MPELVPLYTSKPALPPVMPDPACWVIRRTHFPDHITFHTPGLKGYKTSEYNGHNAQEFVSISITGTACALSCEHCKMSVLKGMMALPQFEGSLFDLCAALARRGARGVLISGGSDRQGRVPLLPHIPDMIRVRHELGLALRVHVGLPDEETCAALAEVGIDGAMIDVIGHRDTIREVYHLDSSPEAYETALGHLERHNVPTVPHIILGLHFGRMLGEWRALEMIARHPPKILVLVILMPLNGTPMAVTRPPSLDEIGNFFATARKTLPATPVMLGCARPLGQIKFDIDRLAIDAGLNGIAYPAEGIVEYARQKRLIPNFINACCGVTW from the coding sequence ATGCCTGAGCTTGTTCCTCTTTACACATCCAAACCTGCTTTGCCGCCCGTCATGCCCGACCCTGCCTGCTGGGTGATTCGCCGCACCCATTTTCCCGATCACATCACCTTTCACACGCCCGGACTCAAAGGCTACAAGACTTCCGAATACAACGGCCACAATGCGCAGGAGTTCGTCTCGATCAGCATCACTGGCACGGCGTGCGCGTTGAGCTGCGAGCATTGCAAGATGAGCGTGCTCAAGGGCATGATGGCACTGCCGCAATTCGAGGGCTCGTTGTTTGATTTGTGCGCCGCTCTCGCCCGGCGCGGGGCACGCGGGGTGTTGATCTCCGGCGGCAGTGACCGGCAGGGCCGTGTGCCGCTGCTGCCTCATATTCCCGACATGATTCGCGTTCGTCACGAGTTGGGACTCGCCCTGCGTGTTCATGTGGGCCTGCCGGATGAAGAGACCTGCGCCGCATTGGCCGAAGTCGGCATTGACGGCGCGATGATCGATGTCATCGGCCATCGAGACACGATTCGTGAAGTTTATCATTTGGATTCGTCTCCGGAAGCTTATGAAACCGCGCTCGGGCATCTCGAGCGCCACAATGTTCCGACCGTGCCGCACATCATTCTCGGCCTGCATTTCGGTCGCATGCTGGGGGAATGGCGCGCCCTGGAGATGATCGCGCGTCATCCGCCGAAAATTTTGGTGCTCGTGATTTTGATGCCGCTCAACGGCACGCCAATGGCGGTGACCAGACCGCCGTCTCTGGATGAGATCGGAAATTTTTTTGCGACGGCGCGCAAAACGCTGCCCGCCACGCCGGTGATGTTGGGGTGCGCGCGGCCGCTGGGACAAATCAAATTCGATATCGACCGGTTGGCCATCGATGCCGGCTTGAATGGCATCGCCTATCCGGCGGAGGGCATTGTCGAATATGCGCGGCAGAAAAGATTGATACCGAATTTCATCAACGCGTGTTGTGGGGTAACGTGGTGA